One segment of Mycolicibacterium sp. YH-1 DNA contains the following:
- a CDS encoding glycosyltransferase family 2 protein has protein sequence MADCYLIAIATYRRPAGLQQLLDSLEAGIGSISAQILVVDNDPEGSARSVAAEHPLRPVYVVESEPGIAEARNRALAHFDNDYRAIIFVDDDEWVSEDWLATLTEYAARTRADVVVGPVVSVLPEDAPEWIRRGGFIQRPKLQSGHQLATAPTNNTLLLRDAWVRAGSPRFDRSFSVTGGSDADLFRGICKSGATILYCADAVVHEDVPVERLSLRWLRRRATRNGIAQTRVRLKHGDSLLKGLAGGLVYAGYGIVFLGIGLVRGRGLQAKPFNYLFLGYGRFAALLNYRIHEYARTSSPD, from the coding sequence ATGGCTGATTGCTACCTCATCGCGATTGCCACTTACCGCCGCCCGGCCGGATTGCAGCAGCTGCTCGACAGTCTGGAGGCGGGAATCGGGTCAATAAGCGCGCAGATCCTCGTGGTCGACAATGACCCCGAGGGGTCCGCGCGATCAGTCGCGGCCGAACATCCGCTCCGCCCTGTGTACGTGGTGGAATCGGAGCCCGGAATCGCCGAGGCGCGAAACCGCGCACTTGCGCACTTCGACAACGACTACCGGGCAATCATCTTCGTCGATGACGACGAGTGGGTCTCCGAAGACTGGTTGGCGACGCTAACCGAATACGCGGCACGGACGCGCGCAGACGTGGTCGTTGGGCCGGTGGTTAGCGTACTTCCGGAGGACGCGCCTGAATGGATACGGCGCGGTGGCTTCATCCAGCGTCCCAAGCTGCAGAGCGGGCATCAGCTGGCTACGGCACCGACTAACAACACTCTGCTGCTGCGGGATGCGTGGGTGCGTGCGGGCTCGCCGCGATTCGACCGGTCCTTCTCGGTGACCGGCGGCTCCGACGCTGACCTCTTCCGGGGGATCTGCAAGTCTGGGGCCACCATCCTCTACTGCGCGGACGCAGTGGTGCACGAAGATGTACCCGTCGAAAGACTCTCGCTGCGTTGGCTTCGCCGGCGGGCGACTCGAAACGGGATTGCCCAGACCCGTGTCCGTTTGAAGCACGGTGACTCGTTGCTGAAAGGCTTGGCGGGCGGCTTGGTCTACGCCGGGTACGGGATTGTGTTTCTCGGTATCGGACTGGTCAGAGGTCGCGGTCTGCAGGCTAAGCCGTTCAACTATCTGTTCCTCGGCTATGGACGCTTCGCGGCGCTTCTCAACTACCGGATACACGAGTACGCGCGAACCTCGTCGCCCGACTAG
- a CDS encoding sugar transferase, protein MTIEMPPKHSPTFSSSGQATSAQAVPPNDTRQAEKLGLQHRYFLQIADVVALTASAFLGAVTLSHLSAERAGSLGIRDVALAAVAMAVAMHLHGLYRRPASRLRPSEWWRPAVIARCLPTAALLSLAADALLLHGERMMTLTAAVAMTLPAVVLVPLGRRMVVRMFDPTVTRILVIGTGPISDRLTSRLQRCPDTLVVGHVDDYAAPGTPVLGGLADLSAVCTAYEIDRVIVGFTNTSDAIVLESLRQLQGQVPVSEIPRYFELHNWRSEAEELHGLTLMHLPTASLGPTARIMKRLIDVTLATCALMAAAPVLLMVAVAIKVDTPGPVFFRQERIGRAGKPFRIFKFRSMTADAWQRRDAVAQLNEVDGPLFKMEHDPRVTRVGAFIRKTSLDELPQLINVVRGEMSLVGPRPLPTEESDRMDGAALARLDAKPGITGLWQVCGRSDLAYADLQHLDSVYVRSWSLMWDVRIIFKTPKVVFARKGAY, encoded by the coding sequence ATGACTATCGAGATGCCGCCGAAGCACTCGCCCACCTTCAGTTCCTCCGGGCAAGCCACATCGGCACAAGCGGTGCCTCCGAATGACACCAGGCAGGCGGAGAAACTCGGCCTGCAACATCGTTACTTTCTCCAGATCGCCGATGTGGTCGCGCTGACGGCCTCCGCATTCCTCGGCGCGGTCACCCTGAGTCACCTCAGCGCAGAACGCGCAGGCAGTCTCGGTATTCGAGATGTCGCCCTCGCGGCCGTCGCAATGGCAGTCGCCATGCACCTTCACGGGCTGTACCGCCGACCCGCGTCGCGGCTGCGACCCAGCGAGTGGTGGCGACCCGCGGTCATCGCACGTTGCCTGCCCACCGCCGCCCTACTCTCCCTCGCCGCTGACGCCCTGCTCCTCCACGGCGAGCGAATGATGACCCTGACGGCTGCTGTGGCCATGACGCTGCCTGCGGTAGTCCTGGTCCCGCTCGGGCGCCGAATGGTCGTTCGGATGTTCGACCCGACGGTCACCCGAATCCTGGTGATCGGGACCGGGCCAATCTCCGATCGACTCACCTCGAGACTGCAAAGGTGCCCCGACACGCTTGTGGTCGGGCATGTGGACGACTACGCCGCACCAGGCACGCCCGTCCTCGGCGGACTTGCCGACCTCTCCGCCGTCTGCACCGCATACGAGATCGACCGGGTCATCGTCGGGTTCACCAACACCTCCGACGCCATCGTGCTCGAATCCCTTCGCCAGCTCCAGGGCCAGGTGCCTGTGTCGGAGATCCCGCGTTACTTCGAACTACACAACTGGCGCAGCGAGGCCGAGGAGTTGCACGGCCTTACTCTGATGCACCTGCCCACCGCGTCGCTGGGTCCGACCGCCCGAATCATGAAGCGGCTCATAGATGTCACGCTTGCAACCTGTGCACTGATGGCCGCAGCGCCAGTTCTGCTGATGGTCGCGGTGGCAATCAAGGTCGACACCCCAGGGCCCGTGTTCTTCCGGCAGGAGCGAATCGGCCGGGCCGGCAAGCCATTCCGGATCTTCAAGTTCCGCTCGATGACTGCCGACGCATGGCAGCGACGCGACGCGGTTGCACAGCTCAACGAGGTCGACGGACCGTTGTTCAAGATGGAGCACGACCCGAGGGTCACCCGGGTCGGTGCCTTCATCCGCAAGACCAGCCTCGACGAACTGCCTCAACTCATCAACGTGGTCCGTGGCGAGATGTCGTTGGTAGGCCCGCGGCCATTGCCGACCGAGGAGTCAGATCGCATGGATGGTGCGGCGCTCGCGCGCCTCGACGCCAAGCCCGGCATCACCGGCCTTTGGCAGGTGTGCGGTCGCAGCGACTTGGCCTATGCCGATCTCCAGCACCTCGACTCTGTATACGTGCGGTCATGGTCCCTGATGTGGGATGTGCGAATCATTTTCAAAACACCAAAGGTTGTGTTCGCACGCAAAGGCGCCTACTGA
- a CDS encoding endonuclease/exonuclease/phosphatase family protein — MIGTVFGVVQLFVASVAFAVRYMPLPSHLWVYIAVAAPFLLWVTPLALVILLWSRRWVLSALAAGLTAATVAVQAPLYVAAKVDGPSVAVRVMTVNMLYGRADAVAITAIANDRADVLLVQELTPDATRRLEAAGIEEKFSHHRLEPRKMAAGAGVYSRFPMPATALVGGLERVMVTARLRVKGVKTDPTVASVHLASPWPQEIDGWHRDLDEFPSVLDEITAGSDEGSIVVGGDFNSTIDMRPFRRLLTGGYRDASEQAGAGRQFTFPSNRRIPPFMGLDHVLTRNATAVSTETVTVPGTDHRALLVTVQLPRN; from the coding sequence GTGATCGGCACCGTTTTCGGTGTTGTCCAGTTGTTCGTGGCGAGCGTTGCCTTCGCCGTGCGTTACATGCCACTGCCGAGCCATCTATGGGTGTACATCGCAGTGGCCGCACCGTTCCTGCTATGGGTCACGCCGTTGGCTCTCGTCATACTGCTGTGGAGTCGACGATGGGTACTCAGTGCGCTCGCGGCTGGTCTCACCGCAGCCACGGTCGCGGTGCAGGCGCCGTTGTACGTCGCCGCCAAAGTCGACGGGCCGTCAGTCGCCGTCCGCGTGATGACGGTCAACATGTTGTACGGCCGTGCGGACGCGGTAGCGATCACCGCCATTGCCAACGACCGGGCTGACGTCCTGCTGGTTCAGGAACTCACGCCAGACGCGACTCGCCGACTGGAGGCAGCTGGCATTGAGGAGAAGTTCTCCCATCACCGGTTGGAGCCTCGCAAGATGGCCGCCGGGGCCGGCGTGTACAGCAGATTCCCAATGCCGGCGACTGCGCTAGTCGGAGGGTTGGAGAGGGTCATGGTCACTGCCCGGCTCAGAGTCAAGGGAGTGAAAACCGACCCCACCGTGGCGTCAGTGCACCTCGCCTCGCCGTGGCCGCAGGAGATCGACGGCTGGCACCGCGACCTCGACGAGTTCCCCAGCGTTCTGGACGAGATCACTGCCGGATCCGACGAAGGCTCGATCGTCGTCGGCGGCGACTTCAACTCAACGATCGACATGCGCCCGTTCCGCCGTCTGTTGACTGGCGGCTACCGCGATGCGTCTGAACAGGCCGGCGCAGGAAGACAGTTCACCTTCCCGAGCAACCGACGAATCCCGCCCTTCATGGGGCTCGACCACGTGTTGACCCGCAACGCCACCGCGGTGTCGACCGAGACCGTTACCGTTCCCGGCACCGATCACCGGGCCCTATTGGTCACTGTGCAGTTGCCCCGCAACTGA
- a CDS encoding UDP-glucuronate decarboxylase, whose product MVQRAVLTGGAGFVGSHLAERLLARGIEVICLDNFITGAPENVAHLMGTDGFRLMKVDVSDYISIPGPVDYVLHFASPASPVDYAGLPIQTLKAGSLGTLHTLGLAKEKGARYLLASTSETYGDPLVHPQPESYWGNVNPVGPRACYDEAKRFAEALTMSYRRKHRVDTAIMRIFNTYGPRMRADDGRAIPNFITQALAGTPMTVQGDGSQTRSLCHVDDLVEGALQLLFSDLAGPVNIGSPHEMTILELADLIRELAGSDARPEFVERPQDDPSQRRPDITLARTELKWEPRVDIREGLTDTIAWFRDRSEGTSQAVSPALLGFQVEHVQPSHKVAVIGTGYVGAVTSTSLAFLGHSVCGLDTDSARAGQLNNGQVPFVEPGLQEMLTATLASGRLRFTDRPAEALSDADFVFLCVGTPPGPDGSPDLTQLESAIQSLAPYLRAGAVIVNKSTVPVGSGNWTRTILEDALEGNRQLFFHVVSNPEFLREGCALDDFLYPDRIVLGGATEDVSRVAELYQPVLNQSFEGGRRDLRPSLITTELASAEMIKYAANAFLATKISFANEMAQMCELFGADVREVLPAIGADHRVGNAFLNPGVGWGGSCFGKDVAALISSSQEYGYTPSMLQATVEINKTQRKSAVRKLQRELHILKGRRIALLGLTFKPGTDDLRDAPALDIARRLLSAGAVVSAFDPVVKSLPEEFGAIRLTRDVYDASDRVDAVVLTTEWPEFLQIDPAALRRVMRGDLVVDGRNFLSEAKFAGSGLQLVGFGW is encoded by the coding sequence ATGGTGCAGCGGGCTGTATTAACTGGCGGCGCAGGATTCGTCGGCTCACACCTCGCGGAGCGCCTACTGGCACGGGGCATCGAAGTCATCTGCCTCGACAACTTCATAACCGGGGCTCCGGAGAATGTCGCCCACCTTATGGGGACCGACGGCTTTCGTCTGATGAAAGTCGATGTGAGCGACTATATCTCGATCCCGGGACCGGTTGACTACGTCTTGCACTTCGCTTCGCCGGCCTCGCCGGTCGACTATGCCGGACTCCCCATTCAGACGTTGAAGGCCGGCTCGCTCGGAACGCTGCACACGCTGGGTTTGGCCAAGGAGAAGGGCGCTCGTTACCTGCTGGCGTCCACCTCGGAAACGTACGGCGACCCGCTCGTTCATCCGCAGCCCGAAAGCTATTGGGGCAACGTCAATCCGGTCGGTCCTCGAGCATGCTACGACGAGGCCAAGCGGTTCGCCGAGGCGCTCACCATGTCGTACCGGCGCAAGCACAGGGTCGACACGGCGATCATGCGCATCTTCAACACGTACGGCCCGCGGATGCGCGCGGACGACGGTCGCGCGATCCCGAACTTCATCACCCAGGCCCTGGCCGGTACCCCCATGACAGTCCAGGGCGACGGCAGTCAGACGCGGTCGCTGTGCCATGTCGACGACTTGGTCGAGGGCGCTCTGCAGTTGTTGTTCTCCGACCTGGCCGGTCCGGTCAACATCGGTAGCCCGCACGAGATGACGATCTTGGAGTTGGCCGATCTCATCCGCGAACTCGCCGGGTCAGACGCCCGGCCCGAGTTCGTCGAACGTCCACAGGATGATCCGTCGCAGCGCAGGCCCGACATCACCCTGGCGCGCACCGAACTGAAGTGGGAGCCAAGGGTAGATATCCGGGAGGGCCTGACGGACACCATCGCCTGGTTCCGCGACCGGTCCGAGGGCACCTCGCAAGCGGTATCACCTGCACTGCTTGGGTTTCAGGTCGAGCACGTGCAGCCGAGCCACAAGGTCGCGGTGATCGGCACCGGTTACGTCGGTGCTGTCACATCGACGAGCCTGGCGTTCCTCGGGCACTCCGTCTGCGGCCTCGACACCGACTCGGCGCGAGCTGGGCAGCTCAACAACGGGCAGGTCCCATTCGTGGAACCGGGCCTGCAGGAGATGCTCACGGCAACGTTGGCCTCCGGTCGACTTCGGTTCACCGACCGCCCAGCCGAGGCCCTATCCGATGCGGACTTCGTCTTCCTCTGTGTGGGTACGCCACCTGGCCCCGATGGGTCACCTGACCTCACGCAGCTGGAGAGTGCCATCCAATCTCTGGCGCCGTACCTACGTGCGGGGGCAGTGATCGTCAACAAGTCGACCGTGCCTGTGGGTTCGGGCAACTGGACGCGCACGATTCTTGAGGACGCCCTCGAGGGCAACCGGCAGCTGTTCTTCCACGTCGTCTCAAACCCGGAGTTCCTCCGGGAGGGCTGTGCCCTCGACGATTTCCTCTACCCGGATCGCATCGTGCTTGGAGGCGCGACAGAGGACGTCAGTCGGGTAGCGGAGCTGTATCAGCCGGTACTCAATCAGTCATTCGAAGGTGGACGGCGAGATCTCCGACCGTCGCTCATCACGACTGAACTGGCGTCTGCCGAGATGATCAAGTACGCGGCGAACGCATTTCTGGCGACGAAGATCAGTTTCGCCAACGAGATGGCGCAGATGTGCGAGCTCTTCGGTGCTGACGTTCGTGAGGTCCTGCCCGCCATCGGCGCGGACCACCGTGTCGGTAACGCCTTCCTGAATCCCGGTGTCGGGTGGGGTGGCTCGTGCTTCGGCAAGGACGTTGCGGCGCTGATCTCGTCAAGTCAGGAGTATGGCTACACGCCCTCAATGCTGCAGGCGACGGTCGAGATCAACAAGACGCAGAGAAAGAGCGCGGTACGCAAGCTCCAGCGAGAACTTCACATCTTGAAGGGACGCCGAATTGCGCTACTGGGGTTGACATTCAAGCCGGGCACGGATGACCTGCGGGATGCTCCGGCGCTGGACATCGCGCGACGGCTCCTCAGCGCCGGTGCCGTGGTCTCCGCCTTCGATCCAGTCGTCAAATCGCTGCCCGAGGAGTTCGGAGCAATCCGACTGACACGCGATGTCTACGACGCATCCGACAGGGTGGACGCAGTCGTCTTGACGACGGAATGGCCTGAGTTCCTCCAGATCGACCCTGCCGCGTTGCGTCGAGTGATGCGTGGAGATCTCGTCGTGGACGGCCGAAACTTCCTGTCCGAAGCCAAATTCGCCGGTTCCGGCCTACAACTGGTCGGATTCGGCTGGTAA
- a CDS encoding methyltransferase domain-containing protein, with protein sequence MARGAFVASSAAVGGPIDRMLSAVPGARPLARSCVQAVNAPFAKARLRRELSRTHPLIKLEIGGHKSREGWIVTNVNAVARLHLDATKRWPLEDNTVEFVFSDNVIEHLTLQAGRAMLEESRRCLQPGGTIRIVTPDLRAHVEMYLSGTASLRNEAASHYRGLGLDVEHPVDLVRIPIASFGHHQGYLYDFDTLAAELERAGFTEPTRVELGVSRHSALCGLDIRSHEGGAQMAVEATA encoded by the coding sequence ATGGCCAGGGGAGCATTTGTCGCCAGTAGCGCAGCCGTCGGTGGTCCGATCGACCGCATGCTCTCGGCGGTGCCGGGAGCGCGGCCGCTTGCGCGTTCGTGCGTGCAGGCAGTGAACGCACCATTCGCCAAGGCGCGTCTTCGCCGGGAACTCTCCCGGACCCACCCGCTGATCAAACTTGAGATTGGTGGACACAAGTCCCGAGAGGGATGGATCGTCACCAATGTCAATGCCGTCGCGCGACTGCACCTCGATGCCACCAAGCGGTGGCCGCTGGAGGACAACACCGTCGAATTCGTCTTCTCGGACAATGTCATCGAGCACCTCACGCTGCAGGCAGGCCGGGCGATGCTGGAGGAATCGCGCAGATGTCTACAGCCGGGAGGAACCATCCGGATCGTGACGCCTGACTTGCGCGCGCATGTCGAGATGTACCTGAGCGGGACCGCATCGCTGCGCAATGAGGCAGCCAGCCACTATCGAGGTCTCGGGTTGGATGTCGAGCATCCCGTTGATCTCGTTCGGATACCCATCGCATCCTTCGGGCACCATCAGGGTTATCTATACGACTTCGACACGCTGGCTGCTGAACTGGAGCGTGCCGGATTCACCGAGCCGACGCGCGTCGAACTCGGCGTGAGTCGACATAGTGCCCTGTGCGGGCTTGATATTCGTAGCCACGAGGGTGGAGCGCAAATGGCCGTGGAAGCTACGGCGTGA
- a CDS encoding glycosyltransferase family 4 protein, producing the protein MRGHRVSILSLHYPPDATGIAPYAGALAAGLSARAHRVTAYVAHPFYPEWAIRPGYGQWKSTANIDGVTVHRLRHYVPRPPRGVRRLLSELSLGMRLLFSKLGSDSVVVAISPALFATAIAVLRIRLTPARPSVVIWVQDIYTLGMEETKEGGGLSIWITKIVEKCALRAADTVIAIHPRFADYLVEDLGVERDRIVVIRNWTHLKPTASISQLDARVALGWPSDVALAVHTGNMGAKQGLENIVEAARLADERGVPIKFILVGDGGERDRLEQLARGVDRIEFVDPLDDADYRRALAAADCLVVNELPGVATMAVPSKLTSYFDAARPIVAATDSNGITAGEIEQSGAGVVVPAGDPEALLAAALELSSDSARAAVYGAAGRSFRAKVLDADVAIDAFEQVLGDVASGRGRRT; encoded by the coding sequence ATGCGCGGACATCGAGTGTCGATACTGAGCCTGCACTATCCCCCAGACGCCACGGGCATCGCACCGTATGCCGGAGCGTTGGCGGCCGGTCTCAGCGCGCGGGCGCATCGCGTGACCGCGTACGTCGCGCACCCGTTCTATCCCGAGTGGGCAATTCGTCCTGGATATGGCCAGTGGAAAAGTACGGCGAACATCGACGGTGTCACCGTTCACCGTCTGCGCCACTACGTGCCACGACCCCCGAGAGGAGTGCGCAGGTTACTGTCAGAACTCAGCTTGGGTATGAGATTGCTTTTTAGCAAACTGGGCTCTGACTCCGTAGTAGTCGCAATTTCACCTGCGCTGTTTGCAACTGCTATCGCGGTATTGCGTATCAGGCTTACCCCTGCGCGTCCGAGTGTCGTCATTTGGGTCCAGGACATTTACACACTCGGGATGGAGGAGACGAAGGAGGGGGGTGGCCTTTCCATCTGGATTACGAAAATCGTCGAAAAGTGTGCTCTTCGTGCCGCGGATACAGTCATCGCCATTCACCCGCGTTTTGCGGACTACCTCGTCGAGGATTTGGGAGTCGAGCGGGATCGCATCGTCGTTATCAGGAACTGGACCCATCTGAAGCCGACGGCCTCGATATCGCAACTCGATGCGCGCGTCGCACTTGGGTGGCCGTCCGACGTCGCGCTGGCAGTTCACACCGGCAACATGGGTGCGAAACAGGGCTTGGAGAACATTGTCGAGGCGGCGCGGTTGGCCGACGAACGTGGGGTCCCTATCAAATTCATTCTGGTCGGTGACGGCGGTGAGCGGGACAGGCTCGAACAATTGGCGCGGGGAGTCGACAGAATCGAGTTCGTCGATCCATTGGATGATGCCGACTATCGGCGCGCACTCGCCGCCGCCGACTGCTTGGTGGTCAACGAGCTGCCTGGTGTAGCCACGATGGCGGTGCCGAGCAAGCTGACCTCCTACTTCGATGCAGCACGGCCGATCGTCGCGGCCACCGACTCGAACGGAATCACCGCAGGGGAGATCGAGCAGTCCGGGGCTGGCGTAGTGGTGCCAGCTGGCGACCCTGAGGCGCTGCTCGCGGCCGCTCTTGAGCTGTCGTCGGACAGCGCGCGGGCAGCGGTGTACGGCGCGGCCGGCCGTAGTTTCCGCGCGAAGGTGCTGGATGCAGATGTGGCTATCGACGCCTTCGAACAGGTACTCGGTGACGTCGCGAGTGGGCGCGGCCGCCGGACCTAA
- a CDS encoding O-antigen ligase encodes MTSLQSARAKSGPPLKSESQPLPSHPEALRPSWFWTGFWSLIAALIPIMRLQSAEGLWQMPLRRVKYVIFLALIVSALFRLVARPIGLPVWLGAAVFIPFAGFLSGYSSSPTTSVIMATQLALLCALAPLVFRYHVVHTRDFLPWVLGAFLISQTLSATAGLIQLTAAPVLGQAAIAERSTGFAGHPNTLGIMSVIAILMTLTLIGQSSQLVKVGLWGAFGVNAVALIATGSLSAMLAGAVGAAVVAIGRRRVASALAVGVAAWGAGALFGLGNTWFANFVEYRIALVTGEAASAGDASLEIRALTYQWAFEHISNDPVFGVGMDNLNSGTFNGVTVVHNYLLHAWYQGGLMLFLWFVGVTAVVVVGTVRAIRSRRGLGGAAVATALIAFAATSSFFLQQQYWIPLLFAVAMLPVRQDREAPSEAPALESPPTGAFTGDARNRRWV; translated from the coding sequence GTGACGTCGCTGCAATCGGCCCGTGCCAAATCCGGGCCACCGTTGAAATCTGAATCGCAGCCACTGCCTTCTCACCCTGAGGCCTTACGCCCGTCGTGGTTCTGGACCGGATTCTGGTCACTTATCGCTGCGCTGATTCCAATAATGCGGCTGCAGTCAGCCGAGGGCCTATGGCAAATGCCACTGCGACGCGTCAAGTACGTGATTTTCCTGGCCCTTATTGTCTCTGCGCTGTTCCGCTTGGTGGCCCGGCCGATCGGCCTTCCAGTCTGGCTCGGCGCGGCCGTGTTCATCCCATTCGCTGGCTTCCTATCCGGCTACTCCAGCTCACCAACCACGAGCGTCATCATGGCAACGCAACTTGCCCTGCTGTGCGCGCTGGCGCCGCTGGTTTTCCGGTACCACGTGGTGCACACACGGGATTTTCTGCCCTGGGTGCTCGGAGCGTTCCTGATCTCCCAGACGCTCTCCGCGACGGCCGGCCTGATTCAGCTAACGGCGGCGCCGGTACTCGGGCAGGCAGCCATCGCCGAACGATCGACGGGGTTCGCCGGCCACCCGAACACGCTCGGGATCATGTCTGTGATCGCCATCCTGATGACTCTGACCCTGATAGGGCAGTCGTCACAGCTCGTGAAGGTCGGACTGTGGGGTGCATTTGGCGTCAACGCCGTCGCCTTGATCGCCACAGGCAGCCTCAGCGCGATGCTTGCGGGAGCGGTTGGCGCTGCGGTGGTGGCGATCGGTCGACGACGCGTGGCGTCGGCACTTGCCGTCGGTGTAGCTGCGTGGGGCGCGGGCGCGCTCTTTGGACTCGGCAATACGTGGTTCGCCAATTTCGTGGAGTACCGAATCGCCCTGGTCACCGGCGAGGCTGCTTCTGCTGGTGACGCTTCGCTCGAAATTCGTGCTCTCACATACCAGTGGGCGTTTGAGCACATCTCGAACGATCCCGTGTTCGGCGTCGGGATGGACAACCTCAACTCAGGCACGTTCAACGGCGTCACGGTCGTGCACAACTATCTGCTCCACGCCTGGTATCAGGGTGGTCTGATGCTCTTCCTGTGGTTCGTCGGAGTAACCGCAGTAGTGGTCGTCGGCACGGTGCGCGCAATCAGATCTCGGCGAGGTCTGGGCGGCGCGGCTGTCGCTACGGCGCTGATCGCTTTTGCGGCGACATCGAGTTTCTTTCTTCAACAGCAGTATTGGATACCACTGCTGTTCGCCGTGGCCATGCTGCCCGTCCGCCAGGACCGAGAGGCGCCATCCGAGGCCCCCGCGCTTGAGAGCCCGCCAACAGGTGCATTTACCGGCGACGCTCGCAACCGTCGCTGGGTTTAG
- a CDS encoding low molecular weight phosphatase family protein has product MVPDVGCANHFQNTKGCVRTQRRLLTLDRGVALHVLFVCTGNICRSPTAERLAAAYGAARRLPDFKVSSAGTRAVISHPIHQSAALALEKLGGDVANFTARQLTSKVASNADLVLTMTRAHRDAVLELAPRQLHRTFTLREAARIVSECDAQDIADLAALRPHSAAPELSDIPDPIGQSEEVFARVSEEIAELLPPILELCRRT; this is encoded by the coding sequence ATGGTCCCTGATGTGGGATGTGCGAATCATTTTCAAAACACCAAAGGTTGTGTTCGCACGCAAAGGCGCCTACTGACTCTCGACCGAGGAGTTGCTCTGCACGTCCTGTTTGTCTGCACTGGAAACATCTGTCGGTCGCCTACGGCGGAACGACTTGCCGCCGCCTACGGCGCTGCGCGTCGACTCCCTGACTTCAAAGTATCCAGCGCTGGAACACGCGCGGTGATCTCGCATCCGATTCACCAATCCGCAGCCCTAGCCCTCGAGAAGCTGGGTGGTGACGTAGCCAACTTCACCGCGCGACAGCTCACGTCCAAGGTCGCGTCGAATGCAGATCTTGTTCTCACCATGACAAGGGCGCATCGCGACGCGGTCCTGGAACTTGCTCCGCGCCAACTCCACAGGACCTTCACGCTCCGCGAAGCCGCCCGCATCGTATCCGAGTGCGATGCCCAAGATATCGCGGACCTCGCGGCACTCCGCCCCCACTCGGCCGCGCCGGAGCTGTCGGACATTCCCGACCCCATTGGTCAGAGCGAAGAGGTCTTCGCAAGGGTGAGTGAGGAGATCGCCGAACTCCTCCCGCCGATACTCGAGCTCTGCCGTCGCACTTGA